From a region of the Dehalococcoidales bacterium genome:
- a CDS encoding SDR family oxidoreductase: MDRVKGKVAIVTGGAGGIGEATARLLAKEGASVAIVDIDDENGNRVVREIKAAGGEAVFEHASIAIETEVAQAFAAFYRKYGQLHILVNNAGVGAPRRPAHQATLAEFDKLMDVNLKGTLLCTKYAVPYILKTGPGSVVNVASIYGIVASDVPVYDVSKGAMRAMTKADAIIYAGDYIRFNSVHPGNIETPLFRKLAQAIDKQGVEHAVKMLSVTNPLRRMGTPEDVAYGILYLASDESSYVNGTELVIDGGFISLPFPIYESNTVDWTTLKYYDKPA; this comes from the coding sequence GTGGACAGAGTTAAGGGCAAGGTAGCCATCGTTACCGGCGGGGCCGGCGGCATCGGGGAAGCAACCGCCAGACTCCTGGCTAAAGAAGGGGCTTCCGTGGCTATCGTGGACATTGACGATGAGAACGGTAATAGAGTAGTCCGGGAAATCAAGGCCGCCGGAGGGGAAGCGGTTTTCGAGCATGCCAGCATCGCCATAGAGACAGAGGTGGCGCAGGCCTTCGCCGCGTTCTACCGCAAGTACGGCCAGCTTCATATCCTGGTTAATAATGCCGGCGTCGGCGCTCCCCGCCGCCCCGCCCATCAAGCCACCCTCGCGGAGTTCGATAAGCTCATGGATGTTAATTTGAAAGGGACTCTGCTCTGCACCAAGTATGCCGTCCCCTATATCCTGAAGACCGGCCCCGGCAGCGTCGTCAACGTAGCCTCGATATACGGCATCGTCGCCTCCGATGTCCCGGTTTACGATGTTTCCAAGGGCGCCATGCGCGCCATGACCAAGGCGGACGCCATTATCTATGCCGGGGATTATATCCGGTTCAACTCCGTCCATCCCGGCAACATCGAGACTCCGCTTTTCCGGAAGCTGGCGCAGGCCATAGACAAGCAAGGGGTGGAACATGCGGTCAAGATGCTGTCCGTCACCAATCCGCTGCGGCGCATGGGCACGCCGGAGGATGTGGCCTACGGTATTTTATACCTCGCCTCTGATGAGTCCAGTTATGTTAACGGCACTGAGCTGGTGATAGATGGTGGTTTTATCAGTTTGCCGTTCCCTATTTATGAGTCGAACACGGTAGATTGGACCACCCTGAAATACTATGATAAGCCTGCCTGA
- a CDS encoding phosphotransferase, translated as MQPGPWTLEGTAAVGRLLRTVHDATASYHPPPDAVWQPWFGRDLGGPARIIGHCDTGPWNIVARGGMPVALIDWEFAGPVDPLVELAQACWLNAKLHSDDVAAREGLPPLSDRARQLRAIVDGYGLTARQRTGFVQRIIEFAVHSAAAEADEFSVGPDTTAAAGLWGMAWRARAAAWMLRNRSVLQNALA; from the coding sequence ATGCAACCGGGTCCTTGGACACTGGAAGGTACCGCTGCCGTAGGCCGGTTACTCCGTACTGTGCACGACGCCACTGCTTCCTATCACCCGCCGCCTGACGCGGTATGGCAGCCGTGGTTCGGTCGCGATTTGGGCGGCCCTGCCCGGATTATCGGCCATTGTGATACAGGCCCCTGGAACATCGTGGCTAGAGGAGGGATGCCCGTCGCCTTGATCGACTGGGAGTTCGCCGGCCCCGTAGACCCCCTGGTGGAGCTGGCCCAGGCTTGTTGGCTCAATGCCAAGCTTCATTCCGACGATGTTGCCGCAAGAGAAGGCCTGCCGCCATTATCTGACCGTGCCCGCCAGTTACGGGCGATAGTTGACGGTTACGGCCTGACCGCCAGGCAAAGAACCGGGTTTGTCCAGCGGATTATCGAGTTCGCCGTACACTCCGCTGCGGCAGAGGCTGATGAGTTCAGTGTAGGTCCGGACACCACCGCAGCGGCCGGGCTTTGGGGAATGGCCTGGCGGGCTCGTGCTGCCGCCTGGATGCTCCGCAATCGGTCGGTCCTCCAGAACGCGCTGGCATGA
- a CDS encoding DUF5677 domain-containing protein gives MITDFPFEQKPTFPAELWARCRKDNDFMPILFEWYKYIGGTCNIVASISRLSPAIRKMPALNYAILTGLLNRCSRLMLSVLRLSVTKKYGETIVLLDRSIYESAVTVQWLCCKDSDDCFKRYLAGGMKSDLKLKDHIQQSIDKRGGDILVIEKGMLASIQEYIVSTELSEEQIRQINSLPDLWSMCRDVGLSEKFYIGTQRMGSHAVHGTWTALRGHYLKQDADGEYSLRDHDVRPHENQFMVIPLVILDTLKKFIDYVVPDPTHREPIESIIADTNAEVLKLTQEIVSPDFEFYSD, from the coding sequence ATGATTACAGATTTTCCATTTGAACAAAAACCGACTTTTCCTGCCGAGCTTTGGGCTAGATGCCGCAAAGATAATGATTTTATGCCAATTCTATTTGAATGGTACAAGTACATAGGTGGGACATGTAATATCGTAGCATCAATATCACGATTATCCCCGGCAATCCGAAAAATGCCTGCCCTAAATTATGCTATATTGACCGGGCTTCTTAATCGTTGCTCCAGACTCATGTTGTCAGTTTTACGATTGTCTGTCACAAAAAAATATGGCGAAACAATAGTTCTATTAGACCGGTCAATATATGAAAGTGCAGTAACCGTTCAGTGGCTTTGTTGTAAAGATAGTGATGATTGTTTTAAGCGGTATTTGGCCGGAGGCATGAAGAGTGACCTGAAGCTCAAAGACCATATACAACAAAGTATAGATAAACGTGGAGGAGACATACTCGTTATTGAGAAGGGCATGTTGGCTTCAATACAAGAATACATTGTTTCTACAGAGTTATCTGAGGAGCAAATTCGCCAAATTAATTCTTTACCAGACTTATGGAGCATGTGCCGCGATGTTGGGCTATCGGAAAAATTCTATATTGGTACTCAACGAATGGGTTCTCATGCTGTTCATGGTACATGGACGGCGTTAAGAGGTCACTATCTTAAACAAGATGCAGACGGCGAGTATTCTCTACGTGACCATGACGTTCGCCCACATGAAAATCAATTCATGGTGATTCCTCTCGTTATTCTAGATACATTAAAGAAATTTATCGATTATGTCGTCCCAGACCCCACCCATAGAGAACCTATTGAGTCTATTATTGCCGATACCAATGCAGAGGTTTTAAAGCTAACACAAGAAATAGTAAGCCCAGACTTTGAGTTCTATTCCGACTAA